Proteins encoded within one genomic window of Streptomyces sp. NBC_01314:
- a CDS encoding LuxR C-terminal-related transcriptional regulator has translation MNRWTSPNAASAAVPTLSEGVRVRLLHAAHGDPRAAAELAAALTRRQLTGLDPLPAEPLALAPALLRSHRRDVRALPDDTRFLLLLAAADQYPIPTHAYARAVTAARLDTRPLDTAETAGLAHATTQGIVFRDAWTRIAVYESASMGDRREAHRLLAAVLSGEGERPVRSWHRAAAALGPSRRLAAELRLAARVARAIGDPTLASALAERAATLTPEPAERMPLLAQAAAEAWQSGDGDRARRLVAATDDDALGGLLALRAGNAAEAFDALLTAAVRHVGDHTPDRAAHLLARATEAAIYTGDLRRCREAAAVADGLGILPPSTLGALAAAFEGRYDDARDVLEAAAGRCGPGGDPTQLIHAGIAALLLGDHTRAFTATARAAASARARGETVTVPQAMEFRAYAEFWTGRPKAAEAATVDALRQAYATGQDNGACHLQAALAMFAAVTGDEQVCRERAEAARSYALERGLGLPAALAMFALAFLDLSTGRYAASAARLRALAGFGPGHGHRAIRHIATPHYVEAAVRTGATRVARAAHADYDRWARTVRSADDLALSARCRALLATGEEAVEHYRAALDLHAAGTRDFERARTELLFGSALRRLRNRTEARDRLHSALEAFDLFGSPHCAAQARAELRALGERATAAPAAEALATRLTAQQLMIARMAADGATNREIAARLLLSPRTIDHHLRGVFSRLGIRSRIELVRLLGEGEA, from the coding sequence ATGAACAGGTGGACGAGCCCGAACGCAGCGTCGGCCGCCGTGCCCACGCTGTCCGAAGGCGTGCGCGTACGCCTGCTGCACGCCGCCCACGGCGATCCGCGGGCCGCCGCGGAACTCGCCGCCGCTCTGACCCGACGCCAGCTCACGGGCCTCGACCCGCTCCCCGCCGAGCCCCTGGCGCTGGCCCCCGCCCTGCTGCGAAGCCATCGTCGGGACGTACGGGCGCTGCCCGACGACACCCGCTTCCTGCTGCTCCTCGCCGCCGCCGACCAGTACCCGATCCCGACGCACGCCTACGCGCGGGCCGTCACCGCAGCCCGGCTCGACACCCGCCCCCTCGACACGGCGGAGACGGCCGGCCTCGCGCACGCCACGACCCAGGGCATCGTCTTCCGGGACGCCTGGACCCGGATCGCCGTATACGAGTCCGCGTCCATGGGCGACCGGCGTGAGGCCCACCGCCTCCTCGCCGCGGTCCTCAGCGGCGAGGGCGAGCGACCCGTCCGGTCCTGGCACCGGGCCGCCGCCGCCCTCGGACCCAGCCGCCGCCTCGCCGCCGAACTCCGCCTCGCGGCACGGGTGGCACGTGCCATCGGCGACCCCACCCTCGCCTCCGCCCTCGCCGAACGCGCCGCCACGCTCACCCCCGAACCTGCCGAACGCATGCCCCTGCTCGCCCAGGCCGCCGCCGAGGCCTGGCAGTCGGGCGACGGCGACCGGGCCCGCCGACTCGTCGCCGCCACCGACGACGACGCCCTCGGCGGCCTTTTGGCCCTGCGCGCCGGAAACGCGGCCGAGGCCTTCGACGCCCTCCTCACGGCCGCCGTCCGGCACGTCGGCGACCACACCCCGGACAGGGCTGCCCACCTGTTGGCACGAGCCACCGAGGCCGCCATCTACACGGGAGACCTCCGCCGCTGCCGGGAGGCCGCCGCCGTCGCCGACGGGCTCGGCATCCTGCCGCCCAGCACCCTCGGCGCGCTCGCCGCCGCTTTCGAGGGACGCTACGACGACGCACGGGACGTCCTCGAAGCCGCCGCCGGCCGCTGCGGTCCCGGTGGCGACCCCACCCAGCTGATCCACGCCGGGATCGCCGCCCTCCTCCTCGGCGACCACACCCGCGCCTTCACCGCCACCGCCCGCGCCGCCGCCTCCGCACGAGCCAGGGGCGAGACGGTCACCGTGCCGCAGGCCATGGAGTTCCGGGCCTACGCGGAGTTCTGGACCGGGCGCCCCAAGGCCGCCGAGGCCGCCACCGTGGACGCCCTGCGCCAGGCGTACGCCACCGGGCAGGACAACGGGGCCTGCCATCTCCAGGCCGCCCTCGCGATGTTCGCGGCCGTCACCGGCGACGAACAGGTGTGCCGGGAGCGCGCCGAGGCCGCCCGTTCGTACGCCCTGGAACGTGGCCTCGGACTGCCCGCCGCGCTCGCCATGTTCGCCCTGGCCTTCCTCGACCTGAGCACCGGACGGTACGCCGCCTCGGCCGCCCGCCTCCGCGCGCTCGCCGGCTTCGGCCCCGGCCACGGACACCGGGCCATCCGGCACATCGCCACCCCGCACTATGTCGAGGCCGCCGTCCGCACGGGCGCCACCCGGGTGGCCCGCGCCGCGCACGCCGACTACGACCGCTGGGCCCGCACCGTCCGCAGCGCCGACGACCTCGCCCTCAGCGCCCGCTGCCGCGCACTGCTCGCCACCGGGGAGGAGGCCGTCGAGCACTACCGCGCGGCGCTCGACCTGCACGCCGCCGGCACCCGCGACTTCGAACGCGCCCGTACGGAACTGCTCTTCGGCAGCGCCCTGCGGCGGCTCCGCAACCGCACCGAGGCCCGCGACCGGCTCCACAGCGCCCTGGAGGCCTTCGACCTCTTCGGCTCCCCGCACTGCGCGGCCCAGGCCCGCGCCGAACTCCGCGCCCTCGGTGAGCGTGCCACCGCCGCCCCCGCCGCGGAGGCCCTCGCGACCCGGTTGACGGCCCAGCAGCTCATGATCGCCCGCATGGCCGCGGACGGCGCGACCAACCGGGAGATCGCCGCGAGGCTGCTCTTGAGCCCGCGCACGATCGACCACCATCTGAGAGGCGTGTTCTCCCGGCTGGGGATCAGGTCGAGGATCGAGTTGGTGAGGCTGCTGGGGGAGGGGGAAGCCTGA
- the bioD gene encoding dethiobiotin synthase has product MTVLVITGTGTEVGKTVTTAAVAAVAVASGRSVAVLKPAQTGVRPDEHGDAAEVARLAGTVTVRELARYPEPLAPATAARRSGLPPVHPEDVAEAAAKLAVDHDLVLVEGAGGLLVRFDEAGGTLADTARLLCAPVLLVASAGLGTLNTTELTSRELAVREVELAGVVIGSWPKSPDLASRCNLADLPVVANAPLLGAVPAGSGALAPHDFRARAGGWLAPALGGVWNAVSFGTTEVAP; this is encoded by the coding sequence ATGACGGTCCTGGTGATCACGGGGACGGGCACGGAGGTCGGCAAGACGGTCACCACGGCGGCCGTCGCGGCGGTGGCCGTGGCGTCCGGCCGGTCCGTGGCCGTCCTCAAGCCCGCACAGACCGGTGTACGGCCGGACGAGCACGGCGACGCGGCCGAGGTGGCCCGGCTCGCCGGCACCGTGACCGTCCGCGAACTCGCCCGTTACCCCGAGCCGTTGGCTCCCGCGACCGCCGCCCGGCGCTCCGGCCTCCCTCCGGTGCACCCCGAGGACGTCGCCGAGGCCGCGGCCAAACTGGCCGTCGACCACGACCTGGTGCTGGTCGAGGGCGCCGGTGGCCTCCTCGTCCGCTTCGACGAGGCGGGCGGCACACTGGCGGACACGGCCCGACTGCTCTGCGCGCCCGTGCTGCTGGTCGCCTCGGCCGGCCTCGGCACCCTCAACACGACCGAACTGACGTCCCGCGAACTCGCCGTGCGCGAGGTGGAGTTGGCGGGCGTCGTCATCGGCAGCTGGCCCAAGTCCCCCGACCTGGCGTCCCGCTGCAACCTGGCGGACCTGCCGGTGGTGGCGAACGCTCCGCTGCTGGGGGCGGTGCCTGCGGGGTCGGGGGCGTTGGCGCCCCACGATTTCCGGGCGAGGGCGGGGGGTTGGCTGGCGCCGGCGCTGGGTGGGGTGTGGAATGCCGTTTCCTTCGGTACCACGGAAGTTGCGCCGTAG
- a CDS encoding esterase/lipase family protein: MQRRMRRIATALTTVTTTLLLSLSFSTTSAQAATHNPVVFVHGLSSSSSSWDDWIAYFKADGYTSSELYSWSYDWGQSNATTAAQLKTKIQSVLASTGASKVDVVVHSMGALSSRYYLKNLGGTAYVDDFVSTAGVNHGTTVAGWCRWLYTSCGEMYTGSSFLTSLNSGDETPGSVSYASYWSNCDDALTPDTSAILSGATNVEVGCVSHDDMNNNKGVYDQVRAFIA; this comes from the coding sequence ATGCAGCGCCGCATGCGCCGTATCGCCACGGCCCTCACGACCGTGACCACCACGCTTCTTCTGTCGCTCTCCTTCTCCACGACCTCCGCCCAGGCCGCGACCCACAACCCCGTGGTCTTCGTACACGGTCTGAGCAGTTCGTCCAGCAGCTGGGACGACTGGATCGCGTACTTCAAGGCCGACGGCTACACGTCCTCGGAGCTGTACTCCTGGTCCTACGACTGGGGTCAGTCCAACGCCACGACCGCCGCACAGCTCAAGACCAAGATCCAGAGCGTGCTCGCCTCGACGGGTGCCTCCAAAGTCGACGTGGTGGTCCATTCGATGGGCGCGCTCAGCTCCCGCTACTACCTCAAGAACCTCGGGGGGACGGCGTACGTGGACGACTTCGTGTCCACGGCCGGTGTGAACCACGGGACGACCGTCGCCGGCTGGTGTCGGTGGCTCTACACGTCCTGTGGCGAGATGTACACCGGCAGTTCGTTCCTGACCTCGCTCAACTCGGGTGACGAGACGCCGGGCAGCGTGTCGTACGCCAGCTACTGGTCGAACTGCGACGACGCGCTCACCCCGGACACCTCCGCGATCCTCAGCGGCGCGACGAACGTCGAGGTCGGGTGCGTCTCGCACGACGACATGAACAACAACAAGGGCGTCTACGACCAGGTCCGGGCCTTCATCGCCTGA
- a CDS encoding ABC transporter ATP-binding protein — MSTAAAEHPLGRAEADGIAARARSLTKAYGSGETTVLALDSVDVDIARGRFTAVMGPSGSGKSTLMHCLAGLDTVSAGQVWLGSSEITGLKDRELTRLRRDRIGFMFQSFNLIPTLNAAENITLPMDIAGKKPDEKWLDQVIDTLGLRDRLKHRPSQLSGGQQQRVACARALASRPELIFADEPTGNLDSRAGLEVLGFLREAVDQLGQTVVMVTHDPGAAAHSDLVLFLADGRIVDRMERPTAEAVLERMRLFSGGNPQAPGPDTVRAASDGESAPTGGSAGGPTNEPIDLDKD; from the coding sequence TTGTCCACTGCTGCCGCTGAGCACCCCCTCGGCCGCGCGGAAGCCGACGGCATCGCCGCGCGCGCCCGGAGCCTGACGAAGGCGTACGGCTCGGGCGAGACGACGGTGCTCGCCCTCGACTCGGTCGACGTGGACATCGCGCGTGGCCGCTTCACCGCGGTCATGGGCCCCTCGGGCTCGGGGAAGTCCACCCTGATGCACTGCCTGGCGGGGCTCGACACCGTGTCCGCCGGACAGGTGTGGCTCGGGAGCAGCGAGATCACCGGCCTCAAGGACCGCGAGCTGACGCGGCTGCGCCGGGACCGGATCGGCTTCATGTTCCAGTCCTTCAATCTGATCCCCACGCTGAACGCGGCCGAGAACATCACCCTGCCGATGGACATCGCGGGCAAGAAGCCCGACGAGAAGTGGCTGGACCAGGTCATCGACACGCTCGGGCTGCGCGACCGGCTCAAGCACCGGCCCTCCCAGCTCTCCGGCGGCCAGCAGCAGCGCGTCGCCTGCGCCCGCGCGCTCGCCTCCCGGCCCGAGCTGATCTTCGCGGACGAGCCGACCGGCAACCTCGACTCCCGTGCCGGGCTCGAAGTGCTCGGCTTCCTGCGCGAGGCGGTCGACCAGCTGGGCCAGACGGTCGTCATGGTCACCCACGACCCGGGCGCCGCCGCCCACTCCGACCTGGTGCTCTTCCTCGCGGACGGGCGGATCGTGGACCGGATGGAACGCCCCACGGCCGAAGCGGTCCTGGAACGCATGCGCCTCTTCTCCGGGGGAAACCCCCAGGCTCCCGGGCCCGACACGGTCCGGGCGGCCTCCGACGGCGAAAGCGCCCCCACCGGTGGGTCCGCGGGCGGGCCCACCAACGAGCCCATCGACCTCGACAAGGACTGA
- a CDS encoding toxin-antitoxin system HicB family antitoxin, whose translation MAKTQLNVRVDEDTARAARERALERGMSVNRYIEELVRQDAGEAGHTFVESAADFMKQYEAVFVEEFGAELEGRREGRH comes from the coding sequence ATGGCCAAGACCCAGCTGAATGTTCGGGTGGACGAGGACACGGCCCGAGCCGCCCGTGAACGAGCCCTGGAGCGCGGGATGAGTGTGAACCGGTACATCGAGGAGTTGGTCCGGCAGGACGCCGGCGAAGCGGGCCACACCTTCGTCGAGTCCGCCGCCGACTTCATGAAGCAGTACGAGGCGGTCTTCGTCGAGGAGTTCGGCGCCGAGCTCGAAGGCCGGCGCGAGGGACGTCACTGA
- a CDS encoding fic family toxin-antitoxin system, toxin component: MSQLRIDLAWLLMVAERKTPGDPQVTDWGALVAAVARHEAEIFDVPVYDTPHARAAALLQLLMHVPALERSNALFASAVAYGYLVASGVKVVTSAEQVRELARLVKNGEATVHDITQELLQWSL; encoded by the coding sequence TTGAGTCAGCTCAGAATCGACCTCGCCTGGCTTCTGATGGTCGCCGAACGGAAGACGCCCGGAGATCCCCAGGTCACCGACTGGGGTGCCCTCGTCGCGGCCGTCGCCCGGCACGAGGCCGAGATCTTCGACGTCCCCGTCTACGACACCCCGCACGCCCGAGCCGCCGCCCTCCTCCAACTCCTCATGCACGTCCCGGCGTTGGAGCGCTCCAACGCGCTCTTCGCCTCCGCCGTCGCCTACGGCTACCTCGTGGCCAGCGGCGTCAAGGTCGTCACCTCCGCCGAGCAGGTGCGCGAACTGGCCAGACTGGTCAAGAACGGCGAGGCCACCGTGCACGACATCACGCAGGAGCTGCTCCAGTGGAGTCTGTGA
- a CDS encoding class I SAM-dependent methyltransferase: protein MARARATKDAVHHPFFARFYARLSVSAEPRIGPLRDELLAGLSGRVIEIGAGNGLNFARYPGAVSEVVAIEPEHSLRRLALESALRAEVPVDVVPGAAEALPVKSEAFDAAVVSLVLCSVRDVRRSLSEVLRVLRPGGELRFFEHGRGGGRAMRTAQRGLDGTVWPLLFGGCHVSRDPVGEIRAAGFEVGTVREVLVPEQGPRLPSSYCVVGRARRPGVTDSTGAAPA, encoded by the coding sequence ATGGCCCGCGCCCGCGCCACGAAGGACGCCGTGCACCACCCCTTCTTCGCCCGGTTCTACGCCAGACTGAGCGTGTCGGCGGAGCCGAGGATCGGCCCGCTGCGGGACGAGCTGCTCGCGGGGCTGTCGGGGCGGGTCATCGAGATCGGCGCCGGAAACGGTCTGAACTTCGCGCGGTATCCGGGCGCGGTCTCGGAGGTGGTGGCGATCGAACCGGAGCACTCCCTGCGGCGGTTGGCCCTGGAGTCCGCCCTGCGCGCCGAGGTGCCGGTGGACGTGGTGCCGGGCGCGGCGGAGGCGCTGCCGGTCAAGAGCGAGGCGTTCGACGCGGCCGTCGTGTCGTTGGTGCTGTGCAGTGTGCGGGACGTTCGGCGCTCGCTGAGCGAGGTGCTGCGGGTGCTGCGTCCCGGCGGTGAGCTGCGGTTCTTCGAGCACGGCCGGGGCGGCGGACGGGCGATGCGGACGGCTCAGCGGGGGCTGGACGGCACGGTGTGGCCGTTGCTGTTCGGCGGCTGCCACGTGTCCCGCGACCCGGTCGGCGAGATCCGGGCCGCCGGGTTCGAGGTCGGGACGGTCCGGGAGGTCCTGGTGCCCGAGCAGGGGCCTCGGCTGCCCAGCTCCTACTGCGTGGTGGGCCGGGCCCGGCGGCCCGGCGTCACAGACTCCACTGGAGCAGCTCCTGCGTGA